A section of the Anabaena cylindrica PCC 7122 genome encodes:
- a CDS encoding Uma2 family endonuclease, with the protein MIIAQGLETQENISPDIIFPPGDLYSDEPPVETELHLRQIILLFKCLEWLWKDKNDFYATGNMSIYYSPNQKKSEDSRGPDFFVVLETERKTRKSWVVWNEDGKYPNMIVEILSPSTAKTDREFKKQLYQNTFRTPDYFWFDPYTLEFAGFHLLDGKYQPLELNKKGHLWSQQLGLYLGVYNGLLRYFTREGILVPTPEESAEQEAKRAEHEAEARKAADQKAARLAAKLRELNIDPETI; encoded by the coding sequence ATGATCATTGCACAAGGACTAGAAACTCAAGAAAACATCTCCCCAGATATAATTTTTCCCCCAGGTGATTTATATAGTGATGAACCTCCTGTGGAAACAGAACTGCATCTCAGACAAATAATTCTATTATTCAAATGTTTAGAATGGTTATGGAAAGATAAAAATGATTTCTATGCTACTGGAAACATGAGCATTTACTATAGTCCTAACCAGAAAAAATCAGAAGATTCTCGTGGTCCAGATTTCTTTGTAGTTTTAGAAACTGAACGCAAAACCCGGAAAAGTTGGGTAGTGTGGAATGAGGATGGTAAATATCCCAATATGATTGTAGAAATTCTCTCACCAAGTACAGCTAAGACAGATAGAGAATTTAAAAAACAACTTTATCAAAATACATTCCGAACACCAGATTATTTTTGGTTTGATCCTTATACTTTAGAATTTGCAGGTTTTCATTTATTAGATGGAAAATATCAGCCACTTGAATTAAATAAAAAAGGACATCTTTGGAGTCAACAGCTAGGTTTATATTTGGGTGTTTATAATGGTTTATTGCGGTATTTTACACGGGAAGGAATTTTAGTTCCCACACCGGAAGAAAGCGCAGAACAGGAAGCTAAAAGAGCAGAACACGAAGCAGAAGCAAGAAAAGCAGCAGATCAAAAAGCAGCACGTTTAGCAGCAAAATTGAGAGAATTAAATATTGACCCAGAGACAATTTAA
- a CDS encoding phosphoribosylanthranilate isomerase, giving the protein MRVKICGITQPEQSIAIASLGATALGFICVPTSPRYVTIEQIQAAIAQLPRNIDIIGVFANTSITNISQTVLASGLTGVQLHGDESPAFCHQLRQSLPQVEIIKAMRVRSLEHLQTAANYTKNVDTLLLDAYHPQQLGGTGKTLDWQMLEDFSPTCPWFLAGGLTPDNIIDALNQLHPNGIDLSSGVELSPGNKNLDKVALLFARLKSV; this is encoded by the coding sequence ATGCGGGTTAAAATTTGCGGCATCACTCAACCAGAGCAGTCTATAGCGATCGCTTCTCTGGGTGCAACAGCACTAGGCTTTATTTGCGTACCGACTTCACCGCGCTACGTTACCATAGAACAAATTCAGGCAGCGATCGCCCAACTGCCTAGAAATATTGACATAATTGGTGTTTTTGCCAACACCAGCATTACCAACATCAGCCAAACAGTTTTGGCATCAGGTTTGACTGGTGTCCAGTTACACGGTGATGAATCTCCAGCATTTTGCCATCAATTACGTCAATCTCTACCCCAGGTAGAAATAATTAAAGCCATGAGAGTTCGCAGTCTAGAGCATCTCCAAACAGCAGCTAACTACACCAAAAATGTAGATACCTTACTACTTGATGCCTATCATCCTCAACAATTAGGAGGTACAGGTAAAACCTTAGATTGGCAAATGCTAGAGGACTTTAGCCCCACTTGCCCTTGGTTTTTAGCCGGAGGACTGACACCAGATAATATCATAGATGCACTAAATCAACTGCATCCTAATGGTATTGATTTATCTAGTGGTGTGGAACTCTCGCCAGGTAATAAGAATTTGGATAAAGTAGCATTGTTGTTTGCAAGGTTAAAATCTGTGTGA
- the psaK gene encoding photosystem I reaction center subunit PsaK codes for MISSILLAAAASVPATPVWSPTVGIIISASSLVVLLLSLASKAPKIGPQMPLLPITVPAFIAAMAFGHVIGVGIVLGLTNIGRL; via the coding sequence TTGATATCATCTATCTTACTAGCAGCAGCTGCATCAGTTCCCGCCACACCTGTGTGGAGTCCTACAGTGGGTATCATTATCAGTGCCAGCAGTCTAGTAGTACTTTTACTCAGTTTGGCAAGTAAAGCGCCTAAAATTGGGCCACAAATGCCTTTACTGCCCATCACTGTTCCAGCTTTTATTGCCGCAATGGCTTTTGGTCATGTGATTGGTGTTGGCATTGTTTTAGGACTGACTAACATTGGTCGTTTATAA